In Acidaminococcus timonensis, one DNA window encodes the following:
- a CDS encoding S41 family peptidase, with translation MFKKKYTAPQMLGVFFLSLGVFSGGTYYLIKDWIGDPGALFQIVRTMHLIQRHYVGETDRKAIYDGALKGMVKVLNDPYSSYLDNQDFAALSTMTEGHFGGVGMVMGQQKDGRFVVVSPIEDTPAFQAGIKAGDILLKIDGNDLSGQNLNQVVKQIRGEDGSQVTLTLQRGNEEPKDITVTRSDIKLKSVYGRMDEGHIGYIRVTNFNEDTARDFGTKLQELKDQGMEALVLDLRDNPGGLLESGVGVARYLVPKGPIVSVTDKDGNTQTESSTLESVGFPLAVLVNHGTASAAEIVSGAIQDTGSGRLFGGKTYGKGVVQNIFLLSNKTAVKLTVARYYTPSGRSIDKVGITPDQVVEATDEEGTNQLQAAEAYLRSQLQNN, from the coding sequence ATGTTTAAAAAGAAATATACAGCTCCCCAGATGCTGGGAGTATTCTTCCTTTCGCTGGGTGTTTTCAGCGGAGGGACCTATTATTTGATAAAAGACTGGATCGGAGATCCGGGTGCCCTTTTCCAGATCGTCCGGACCATGCATCTGATCCAGCGTCATTATGTAGGGGAAACCGATCGGAAAGCCATTTATGACGGGGCACTGAAAGGCATGGTCAAAGTTTTGAACGATCCCTATTCGTCCTACCTGGACAACCAGGATTTTGCGGCCCTCTCCACCATGACCGAAGGCCATTTCGGCGGGGTGGGCATGGTCATGGGCCAGCAGAAGGACGGCCGGTTCGTGGTGGTTTCGCCCATTGAGGATACACCGGCCTTCCAGGCCGGGATCAAAGCCGGGGATATCCTGCTGAAGATCGACGGCAATGATCTTTCCGGCCAGAACCTGAACCAGGTGGTGAAGCAGATCCGGGGCGAAGATGGTTCCCAGGTGACCCTGACCCTGCAACGAGGGAACGAGGAGCCAAAGGACATCACTGTGACCCGCAGCGACATCAAACTGAAGAGCGTTTACGGGCGCATGGATGAGGGACATATCGGGTATATCCGGGTGACCAATTTCAATGAAGATACCGCAAGGGATTTCGGCACCAAACTCCAGGAACTGAAGGATCAGGGCATGGAAGCCCTGGTGCTGGACCTGCGGGATAACCCCGGAGGCCTGCTGGAAAGCGGCGTGGGTGTGGCCCGGTACCTGGTGCCCAAAGGCCCCATCGTTTCGGTCACCGACAAGGACGGCAACACCCAGACCGAAAGCTCCACCCTGGAATCGGTGGGATTCCCACTGGCGGTGCTGGTCAACCATGGCACTGCCAGTGCGGCGGAAATTGTGTCCGGCGCGATCCAGGACACCGGTTCCGGCAGACTGTTCGGGGGGAAGACCTATGGCAAGGGCGTGGTGCAGAACATTTTCCTGCTGAGCAACAAGACGGCGGTGAAGCTGACGGTGGCCAGGTACTACACCCCCAGCGGCCGCAGCATCGACAAGGTGGGCATCACCCCCGACCAGGTGGTGGAGGCCACCGACGAAGAAGGCACGAACCAGCTGCAGGCGGCAGAAGCATACCTGCGCAGCCAGCTGCAGAACAACTAA
- a CDS encoding murein hydrolase activator EnvC family protein, with protein MKTCAAALAAVLLGAQLSAPVTWAESIEEKKAELEEIQQQMDAKDAQREQKKQEIGNAVERLVAAQNQLAEAKRKLAEIEGRQHALEIRIRQNQAALKAKEADYNKTRKVYEKRLRDIYENGQVNYLDVLLGSTDFRDFASRMYLLQRVIRRDFKLIETLQSQKTALEQQKAVLDDNRRELEAIHGEAAAEQKVIAQKTVERQALYEQALAEKARLDAEYEELQRNSQEITAMIQRMEEEGRLAAQAHGTGQFMWPVNGEITSPFGWRVHPIWGTQIFHAGLDIGADYGEPVHAADSGTVVYAGWMGGYGNAVMIDHGGGLVTLYGHNSSITVSEGQQVGKGETIALAGSTGNSTGPHCHFEVRVHGEVTSPLQYLP; from the coding sequence ATGAAGACATGTGCAGCCGCCCTGGCGGCGGTATTGCTGGGCGCCCAGCTGTCGGCACCGGTGACCTGGGCCGAATCCATCGAGGAGAAGAAGGCGGAGCTGGAGGAGATCCAGCAGCAGATGGACGCCAAGGATGCCCAGCGGGAACAGAAAAAACAGGAAATCGGCAATGCCGTGGAACGGCTGGTGGCTGCCCAGAACCAGCTGGCGGAAGCCAAACGGAAGCTGGCTGAGATAGAGGGCCGGCAGCATGCCCTGGAGATCAGGATCCGTCAGAACCAGGCGGCCCTGAAAGCCAAGGAAGCCGATTACAACAAGACCCGGAAGGTCTACGAAAAGCGCCTGCGGGATATCTACGAAAACGGCCAGGTGAACTACCTGGATGTGCTGCTGGGGTCCACGGATTTCCGGGATTTTGCCTCCCGGATGTACCTGCTCCAGCGGGTGATCCGCCGGGACTTCAAACTGATCGAAACCCTGCAGAGCCAGAAAACGGCCCTGGAGCAGCAGAAAGCCGTCCTGGACGACAACCGGCGGGAACTGGAGGCCATCCACGGGGAAGCGGCCGCTGAGCAGAAGGTCATCGCCCAGAAGACGGTGGAACGGCAGGCCCTGTACGAACAGGCCCTGGCGGAGAAAGCCAGACTGGATGCAGAGTATGAGGAACTGCAGCGCAACAGCCAGGAAATCACGGCCATGATCCAGCGTATGGAGGAAGAGGGCCGTCTGGCGGCCCAGGCCCACGGGACCGGTCAGTTCATGTGGCCGGTCAACGGGGAAATCACGTCGCCTTTCGGCTGGCGGGTGCATCCCATCTGGGGGACCCAGATCTTCCACGCAGGGCTGGACATCGGCGCCGATTATGGAGAACCGGTCCATGCAGCGGACAGCGGCACCGTGGTGTACGCCGGCTGGATGGGCGGCTACGGCAACGCGGTTATGATCGACCACGGGGGCGGCCTGGTGACCCTGTACGGGCATAACTCTTCCATTACGGTCAGCGAGGGCCAGCAGGTGGGCAAGGGAGAAACCATTGCCCTGGCCGGCAGCACCGGCAATTCCACCGGTCCCCACTGCCATTTTGAGGTCCGTGTCCACGGCGAAGTGACCAGCCCGCTGCAGTATCTGCCGTAG
- the ftsX gene encoding permease-like cell division protein FtsX has protein sequence MKFSTKWYYIKETLTSFKRNSLMTIASISTVALSLLVLGMFLTMVLNVNNLARQLESQVQVTVYMQDKATAEQLKQVEKVLKSTEGIVQVKPVTKEQALQEFKSRLGDQQKLLDALGQDNPFPASFEIQVDTPERIPGLVPQLQQLPGVETAKFGQEVVTHLFQLTRVLRIGGVLLIALLAVATLFIISNTIRITVFARRREVNIMKYVGATDWFIRWPFLLEGMLMGLIGAAIADLALYQGYTAILTRIYATLAFFPMLPAWPTMGYLCGVLVLVGTLIGALGSSISLRKFLDV, from the coding sequence ATGAAGTTTAGTACGAAATGGTATTACATCAAAGAAACCTTGACCTCTTTCAAGCGGAACTCCCTGATGACCATCGCCTCCATCAGCACGGTAGCCCTGTCCCTGCTGGTACTGGGCATGTTCCTCACCATGGTGCTGAATGTGAACAACCTGGCCCGTCAGCTGGAAAGCCAGGTGCAGGTCACCGTCTACATGCAGGACAAGGCTACGGCCGAACAGCTGAAGCAGGTGGAGAAGGTGCTGAAAAGCACCGAGGGCATCGTGCAGGTGAAGCCGGTGACCAAGGAGCAGGCCCTGCAGGAATTCAAGTCCCGGCTGGGGGACCAGCAGAAACTGCTGGATGCCCTGGGACAGGACAACCCCTTCCCGGCTTCTTTTGAGATCCAGGTGGATACGCCGGAGCGGATTCCCGGCCTGGTGCCCCAGCTGCAGCAGCTGCCCGGCGTGGAGACGGCCAAGTTCGGTCAGGAGGTGGTGACCCACCTGTTCCAGCTGACCCGGGTGCTGCGGATCGGCGGTGTGCTGCTGATCGCTCTATTGGCCGTGGCCACCCTGTTCATCATCAGCAATACCATCCGCATCACCGTGTTTGCCCGGCGGCGGGAAGTGAACATCATGAAGTACGTGGGAGCCACTGACTGGTTCATCCGCTGGCCCTTCCTGCTGGAGGGGATGCTCATGGGGCTCATCGGGGCCGCCATTGCCGACCTGGCCCTGTACCAGGGGTATACGGCCATCCTGACCCGGATCTACGCCACCCTGGCCTTCTTCCCCATGCTGCCCGCCTGGCCCACCATGGGCTATCTGTGCGGGGTGCTGGTGCTGGTGGGGACCCTGATCGGGGCCCTGGGCAGCAGCATTTCCCTGCGGAAATTCCTGGATGTATAG
- the ftsE gene encoding cell division ATP-binding protein FtsE, whose product MLEMRHAGKIYPGGSVALEDINVEIKAGEFVFLVGPSGAGKSTFIRLISREIEPTSGQIFVDGVDVMKLKRRDIPYLRRQLGIVFQDFRLLNNRTAYENVAFAMQVIEAPSHKIRRRVEEVLELVGLKDRGDAYPGEMSGGEQQRIAIARAIVNDPLLVIADEPTGNLDPETSMEIMNIFSQINANGTTIIMATHDKTMVDYMQKRVIALENGRIVRDDRKGVYGYEV is encoded by the coding sequence ATGCTGGAAATGCGTCATGCAGGAAAGATCTATCCGGGGGGGTCTGTCGCCCTGGAAGACATCAATGTTGAAATCAAAGCCGGGGAATTCGTGTTCCTGGTAGGCCCCAGCGGCGCCGGAAAAAGCACCTTCATCCGGCTGATCTCCCGGGAAATCGAACCCACCAGCGGCCAGATCTTCGTGGACGGGGTGGACGTGATGAAGCTGAAACGGCGGGATATCCCATACCTGCGCCGGCAGCTGGGCATCGTGTTCCAGGATTTCCGTCTCCTAAACAACCGTACCGCCTACGAGAACGTGGCCTTTGCCATGCAGGTGATCGAGGCACCCAGCCATAAGATCCGCCGGCGGGTGGAGGAAGTGCTGGAACTGGTGGGCCTGAAGGACCGGGGCGATGCCTATCCCGGCGAGATGAGCGGCGGGGAACAGCAGCGGATCGCCATTGCCCGGGCCATCGTCAACGACCCGCTGCTGGTGATCGCTGACGAACCCACCGGCAACCTGGATCCGGAAACCAGTATGGAAATCATGAACATCTTTTCCCAGATCAATGCCAACGGCACCACCATCATCATGGCCACCCACGACAAGACCATGGTGGACTATATGCAGAAACGGGTGATCGCCCTGGAAAACGGGCGCATTGTCCGGGATGACCGCAAAGGAGTTTACGGGTATGAAGTTTAG
- the csaB gene encoding polysaccharide pyruvyl transferase CsaB has protein sequence MGKILISGYYGFSNAGDEAMLTAIVTSLKQQAPQVELTVISGHPEVTARLHPVKAIHRFNLWGILRAMAGTDLLLSGGGSLLQNVTSRMSLYYYLSIIGLAGLLGKKIMLFAQGIGPIRGRFSRFLTRLVCQKADLITVRDDGSLEDLSSMGFDPATIHVTSDAVFSLPVGRKDAGAGLLRQLGLDLDRPVVGLALRHWKGEKRFTREFARAADRLQQEFGAQILFVPLQFPADAELSAQVRNQMQHQKNVFILEQKCSTQQYQDLICNFHLLIGMRLHALVFAALNDVPFMAISYDPKVDRFVDGMKGDVVDTIGRVTADELVEQARRLWQEDGRQRRDQIRALRQEAQANIGRALALIQNK, from the coding sequence TTGGGTAAGATCCTGATCTCCGGCTATTATGGCTTTTCCAATGCAGGAGATGAAGCCATGCTTACGGCCATCGTGACCAGTCTGAAACAGCAGGCCCCCCAGGTGGAACTGACGGTCATTTCCGGCCATCCGGAAGTGACGGCTCGGCTCCATCCGGTAAAGGCCATCCATCGGTTCAACTTGTGGGGCATCCTGCGGGCGATGGCAGGTACGGACCTGCTCCTTTCGGGGGGCGGCAGCCTGCTGCAGAATGTGACCAGCCGCATGAGCCTTTATTATTATCTGTCCATCATCGGCCTGGCCGGCCTCCTGGGGAAGAAGATTATGCTCTTTGCCCAAGGCATCGGCCCCATCCGGGGGCGGTTCAGCCGTTTCCTGACCCGGCTGGTCTGTCAAAAAGCGGATCTGATCACCGTGCGGGACGACGGTTCCCTGGAGGATCTCAGCTCCATGGGCTTCGACCCGGCCACCATCCATGTGACCAGCGATGCGGTGTTCTCCCTGCCGGTGGGCCGGAAGGACGCCGGCGCCGGTCTGCTCAGGCAATTGGGCCTGGACCTGGACCGTCCGGTGGTGGGGCTGGCGCTGCGCCACTGGAAAGGGGAGAAACGGTTCACCCGGGAATTCGCCCGGGCGGCAGACCGGCTGCAGCAGGAGTTCGGAGCCCAGATCCTGTTTGTGCCCCTGCAGTTCCCGGCAGATGCTGAACTGTCCGCCCAGGTGCGGAATCAGATGCAGCATCAGAAGAACGTGTTCATCCTGGAACAGAAATGTTCCACCCAGCAGTACCAGGACCTGATCTGCAATTTCCACCTGCTGATCGGCATGCGGCTCCACGCCCTGGTATTTGCCGCTTTGAACGATGTGCCCTTCATGGCCATTTCCTACGATCCCAAAGTGGACCGGTTCGTGGACGGCATGAAAGGCGATGTGGTGGATACCATCGGCCGGGTGACGGCGGATGAACTGGTGGAGCAGGCCCGCCGGCTGTGGCAGGAAGACGGCCGGCAGCGCCGGGACCAGATCCGGGCTCTGCGGCAGGAAGCCCAGGCCAACATCGGCCGGGCCCTTGCCCTTATCCAAAACAAGTAG
- a CDS encoding DUF5693 family protein, whose translation MKTYKKLFLALVGLGLVASLCLNWQRIQVERANKTVETVMEYNSLLRIAQEEGVPKEEVFRQFRDRGVTTLTVFDTSLDKLAQKGAVNVLTGAQLLEMGRVQNLRPEWQAIIDNPDFMVDALYISAGTSDRALREVEEDIRLRFGPQRIVEMNASPLILRFDGDTIISKNPIAGDERGVREMDLGPSTDELEDVTKNGFMVAIRPTNYSERYTSAAASEEEQIHAFFDRLDNSGAHVSLIIGSGKQMLGNKKQLPLVARELLKRHITLGMVEGVTQLQFVRLDGLTELAKLANYQVARTYVIADAEQRKMQVFDAFRRWSLADEERNIRVNYIKTFLTPRDNKTLLQTNLDYVERVTRDVDSKGFAKGPADIFKVYQPSRLWYVPLAFSLAAAFSMYLLLLGVLKEEHYGKTTLGLGVVLSAAVFAGPFGLLARQGIALGAAVTFPVLSLYRMMGIWRQSGHAGNLVQLVCRTTLHLGETIVLSLIGASLLGGILSDTRFLLEMDIYRGVKVTFMLPVLLTLLLFLRTHGLWKKGEDWRKPLHRVVEFLDRPLNLKALAVLGIFAFVAWVFIGRSGHTAGVPVPMVEQKLRFFLEETMWARPREKEFIIGHPAFFLAAWAAWKQLPTWFYGLCVTVAAIGQGSLVQTFCHMRTPILMSYVRALDGYVVGVVAGLIAVAIFAAAYPHVLRLIQKRRNPVG comes from the coding sequence ATGAAAACCTATAAGAAACTGTTCCTGGCCCTGGTGGGATTGGGGCTGGTGGCTTCTCTGTGCCTGAACTGGCAGCGGATCCAGGTGGAAAGAGCCAACAAGACGGTGGAGACCGTCATGGAATACAACAGCCTGCTGCGGATCGCCCAGGAAGAGGGCGTACCGAAGGAAGAAGTGTTCAGGCAGTTCCGGGACCGGGGGGTGACCACCCTGACCGTGTTCGACACCAGCCTGGACAAGCTGGCCCAGAAGGGGGCCGTGAACGTGCTCACCGGGGCCCAGCTGCTGGAAATGGGGCGGGTGCAGAACCTGCGGCCTGAATGGCAGGCCATCATCGACAACCCCGACTTCATGGTGGATGCCCTGTACATCTCCGCCGGTACCAGTGACCGGGCCCTGCGGGAAGTGGAAGAAGACATCCGCCTGCGCTTCGGCCCCCAGCGGATCGTGGAAATGAACGCATCTCCGCTGATCCTGCGCTTCGACGGGGATACCATCATCAGCAAGAACCCCATCGCCGGCGACGAACGGGGTGTCCGGGAAATGGACCTGGGCCCCTCCACGGATGAACTGGAGGATGTGACGAAGAACGGTTTCATGGTGGCCATCCGTCCCACCAACTACAGCGAACGGTATACGTCGGCAGCTGCCAGCGAGGAAGAGCAGATCCATGCCTTCTTCGACCGGCTGGACAACAGCGGCGCCCATGTGAGCCTGATCATCGGCAGCGGCAAACAGATGCTGGGCAATAAGAAGCAGCTGCCCCTGGTGGCCCGGGAACTGCTGAAGCGGCACATCACCCTGGGCATGGTGGAAGGGGTGACCCAGCTGCAGTTCGTGCGGCTGGACGGCCTCACCGAACTGGCCAAACTGGCCAACTACCAGGTGGCCCGCACCTATGTGATCGCCGACGCGGAACAGCGGAAGATGCAGGTGTTCGATGCCTTCCGGCGCTGGTCCCTGGCGGACGAGGAACGGAATATCCGGGTGAACTACATCAAGACCTTCCTGACCCCCCGGGATAACAAGACCCTGCTCCAGACCAACCTGGATTACGTGGAACGGGTGACCAGGGACGTGGACAGCAAAGGCTTTGCCAAGGGCCCGGCTGACATCTTCAAGGTGTACCAGCCCAGCCGCCTGTGGTACGTACCCCTGGCTTTCTCCCTGGCTGCGGCGTTTTCCATGTACCTGCTGCTGCTGGGCGTTCTGAAGGAAGAACACTATGGGAAGACCACCCTGGGCCTGGGCGTGGTGCTGTCAGCTGCGGTGTTTGCCGGTCCTTTCGGGCTGCTGGCCCGGCAGGGCATTGCCCTGGGTGCGGCCGTCACCTTCCCGGTGCTCTCCCTGTACCGGATGATGGGCATCTGGCGGCAGAGCGGCCACGCGGGCAATCTGGTCCAGCTGGTGTGCCGTACCACCCTGCACCTGGGCGAGACCATCGTCCTGTCCCTGATCGGAGCCTCCCTTCTGGGCGGCATCCTCAGTGATACCCGGTTCCTTCTGGAAATGGATATCTACCGGGGCGTCAAGGTCACCTTCATGCTGCCGGTACTGCTGACCCTGCTGCTGTTTTTGCGGACCCATGGTCTGTGGAAGAAAGGGGAGGACTGGCGGAAACCCCTCCATCGGGTGGTGGAATTCCTGGATCGTCCCCTGAACCTGAAAGCCCTGGCGGTTCTGGGCATCTTCGCCTTCGTGGCCTGGGTATTCATCGGCCGCAGCGGCCATACGGCCGGGGTACCGGTTCCCATGGTGGAACAGAAACTCCGGTTCTTCCTGGAGGAAACCATGTGGGCACGGCCTCGTGAAAAAGAATTCATCATCGGCCATCCGGCCTTCTTCCTGGCTGCCTGGGCGGCCTGGAAACAGCTTCCCACCTGGTTCTACGGTCTGTGCGTCACGGTTGCGGCCATCGGCCAGGGCAGCCTGGTGCAGACGTTCTGCCATATGCGTACCCCCATCCTCATGAGCTATGTACGGGCTCTGGACGGGTACGTGGTGGGTGTGGTGGCCGGCCTGATTGCGGTGGCCATCTTTGCAGCGGCGTATCCCCATGTACTGCGCCTGATCCAAAAGAGGAGGAATCCCGTTGGGTAA
- the prfB gene encoding peptide chain release factor 2, protein MLLEELKPGITQLKDKLDELKGGLKIPQKTERIADLEHQMAAPGFWDDPDKAQTVAQEANNLKSEVETFHGLVQKLDDVETLWEMAMEEKDESLQGEIEGEVEGAKKTLADLELGMLLSDQYDANNAILTLHAGAGGTEAQDWTQMLLRMYTRYAERKGFTVDLMDLLPGEEAGVKSATLTISGHNAYGFLKSEKGVHRLVRISPFDSNARRHTSFAAVDVMPELDETVEVDLNMDDVRVDYYRASGAGGQHVNKTSSAVRMTHLPTGIVVQCQNERSQLQNKERCLALLRAKLYEYEKAIQDKKISEIAGDYQAIEWGSQIRSYVFQPYTMVKDHRTGAETGNISAVMDGDLDLFVEAYLRSLKH, encoded by the coding sequence TTGTTACTGGAAGAACTGAAACCGGGAATCACCCAATTGAAAGACAAACTGGACGAACTGAAGGGGGGCTTGAAGATTCCCCAGAAGACCGAACGGATCGCCGACCTGGAGCACCAGATGGCTGCCCCGGGGTTCTGGGACGACCCGGATAAGGCACAGACCGTGGCCCAGGAAGCCAACAACCTGAAAAGCGAAGTGGAGACCTTCCACGGTCTGGTACAGAAGCTGGACGACGTGGAAACCCTGTGGGAAATGGCCATGGAGGAAAAGGACGAAAGCCTCCAGGGCGAAATCGAAGGAGAAGTGGAAGGGGCCAAAAAGACCCTGGCCGACCTGGAACTGGGCATGCTGCTCAGCGACCAGTATGATGCCAACAATGCCATCCTGACCCTGCATGCCGGGGCCGGCGGTACAGAAGCCCAGGACTGGACCCAGATGCTGCTCCGGATGTACACCCGGTATGCAGAACGGAAGGGGTTCACGGTGGACCTGATGGACCTGCTGCCCGGGGAAGAAGCCGGGGTAAAGAGTGCCACCCTGACCATCTCCGGCCACAACGCCTATGGCTTTCTGAAGAGCGAAAAGGGCGTCCACCGGCTGGTGCGGATCTCTCCCTTTGACTCCAACGCCCGCCGCCATACTTCCTTTGCGGCGGTGGATGTGATGCCCGAACTGGACGAAACCGTGGAAGTGGACCTGAACATGGATGATGTGCGGGTGGACTACTACCGGGCCAGCGGTGCCGGCGGACAGCACGTAAACAAGACCTCCTCGGCCGTGCGGATGACCCATCTTCCCACGGGCATCGTGGTGCAGTGCCAGAACGAACGGAGCCAGCTGCAGAACAAGGAACGCTGCCTGGCCCTGCTGCGTGCCAAACTGTACGAATATGAAAAGGCCATCCAGGACAAGAAAATCAGCGAGATCGCCGGCGACTACCAGGCCATCGAATGGGGCAGCCAGATCCGCTCTTATGTGTTCCAGCCCTACACCATGGTGAAGGACCATCGCACCGGCGCCGAAACCGGCAACATCTCCGCCGTCATGGACGGGGATCTGGACCTGTTCGTGGAAGCGTACCTGCGCAGCCTGAAACACTAA